A stretch of Phoenix dactylifera cultivar Barhee BC4 chromosome 16, palm_55x_up_171113_PBpolish2nd_filt_p, whole genome shotgun sequence DNA encodes these proteins:
- the LOC103724371 gene encoding uncharacterized protein LOC103724371, with amino-acid sequence MKYGEITHFSHPQHKLQFEYTEIPFKCDGCKEAGIGSRFKCSLCDYDLHKQCALAAPSSILRHPFYPKCTFYLLPAPPGSAARFCNACERDVAGLVYHCHSCGFDLHPCCAALPHVLETGSGGGGEDLRLFLHRKVAAPCHRCGRKGRSWSYRSACKRYNLHVACVMEMLVESWYEIYYGVGGSGGGKRGLVGINGMNRIPTIKGVGKSHHRPRKGKVKRCCELAAMAVQFIISAVLGDPTAIIAGVVGSFISR; translated from the coding sequence ATGAAGTACGGGGAGATCACCCACTTCAGCCACCCCCAGCACAAGCTCCAGTTCGAGTACACCGAGATACCTTTCAAGTGCGACGGCTGCAAGGAGGCCGGCATCGGATCGCGCTTCAAGTGCAGCCTCTGCGACTACGACCTCCACAAGCAGTGCGCCCTCGCCGCGCCCTCCTCCATCCTCCGCCACCCCTTCTACCCGAAATGCACCTTCTACCTCCTCCCCGCGCCTCCTGGCAGCGCCGCCCGCTTCTGCAACGCATGCGAGCGCGACGTCGCCGGCCTCGTCTACCATTGCCATTCCTGCGGCTTCGACCTCCACCCCTGCTGCGCCGCCCTCCCCCACGTCCTCGAAACCGGCAgcggtggaggaggagaggaccTCCGGCTGTTCCTCCACCGCAAGGTGGCGGCTCCGTGCCACCGGTGCGGCCGGAAGGGGCGGAGCTGGAGCTACCGGAGTGCGTGCAAGCGGTACAACCTCCACGTTGCATGCGTGATGGAGATGCTGGTGGAAAGCTGGTACGAGATCTACTACGGCGTCGGCGGAAGCGGCGGTGGAAAGCGGGGATTGGTGGGGATAAATGGGATGAATAGGATTCCGACCATAAAGGGAGTAGGGAAGAGCCACCACCGGCCAAGGAAGGGGAAGGTGAAGCGGTGCTGCGAGCTGGCGGCGATGGCGGTGCAGTTCATCATCTCCGCCGTGCTTGGAGATCCGACGGCTATCATTGCCGGGGTGGTAGGGTCGTTCATATCCAGGTGA
- the LOC108510979 gene encoding pentatricopeptide repeat-containing protein At2g15980-like, whose product MAIQGGRTRTLLLPLSIPNATKTFPLSSSSHPSITPSVSHPPLSDGEDETIISTAVSILREQRSKSRWSFLKSVYHPAGFSAAQAAEILRRVRNRPHLALRFFLWTQRHFLCRHDLHSLAAAAHVLARGRLRPAALSLLQSAIRSHDPSSAAAGGADTGRPPEIFEALAKTYRAFDSAPFVFDLLIRAYLQAKRLDRAVQIVRILRSRGIQPEIGTSNSLIRSVSRARGSDAGFEIYEEIFKPKDGNGVAVTIRVSPKVQTFNTLLLALYREGKLERSEEIRKEMEMFKCEPNVFTYSILMAGFCDEGRIEEARKLWEEMAAKGIKPDIMAFNTLISGYCEAGETERAEELFRDMVLREIEPSGNTYEHLIKGHCYAGEVDSALLLYKDVKRRGFGIGVSAVDELLGVMCEKGRVVEGLGILRDEMRREELRPSRKSYESLIRGFCEEGEMEEALKLQAEMAGKGFEVDLKVYTAFIQGYGKQGDVEKVMRLKDEMFEMGLHLKKD is encoded by the coding sequence ATGGCCATCCAAGGAGGAAGAACCAGAACCCTCCTCCTCCCGCTCTCCATCCCAAACGCCACCAAAACCTTCCCCCTTTCCTCATCATCACATCCATCCATCACTCCGTCAGTGTCCCATCCACCACTATCCGACGGAGAGGATGAAACGATAATCTCCACGGCGGTCTCTATCCTAAGGGAGCAGCGATCCAAGAGCCGGTGGAGCTTCCTTAAATCCGTGTACCACCCCGCGGGATTCTCCGCCGCccaggccgccgagatcctccGCCGCGTCCGCAACCGCCCCCACCTCGCCCTCCGATTTTTCCTTTGGACCCAGCGCCACTTTCTCTGCCGCCACGACCTCCActccctcgccgccgccgcccacgTCCTCGCCCGCGGGCGCCTCCGCCCCGccgccctctccctcctccaGTCCGCCATCCGCTCCCATGACCCCTCCTCCGCGGCCGCAGGCGGCGCCGACACCGGCCGGCCGCCGGAGATCTTCGAAGCGCTAGCGAAAACTTACCGGGCCTTCGACTCCGCCCCCTTCGTGTTCGACCTTTTGATCCGAGCCTACCTCCAGGCCAAGAGGCTCGATCGGGCGGTCCAGATCGTCCGGATTCTCCGATCCCGCGGGATCCAACCGGAGATCGGCACCTCCAACTCGCTGATCCGATCGGTATCTCGGGCGCGGGGATCGGATGCGGGATTTGAGATCTACGAAGAAATCTTCAAACCCAAGGATGGCAATGGAGTTGCGGTTACGATCAGGGTTTCTCCCAAAGTTCAGACTTTCAACACCCTTCTTCTCGCGCTCTACCGAGAAGGGAAGTTGGAGAGATCGGAAGAGATCCGAAAAGAGATGGAGATGTTCAAATGCGAGCCAAATGTTTTCACTTATAGCATTCTAATGGCGGGGTTCTGCGACGAGGGAAGGATCGAAGAAGCGAGGAAATTGTGGGAAGAAATGGCGGCAAAAGGAATCAAACCCGACATCATGGCCTTCAACACTTTGATCAGTGGTTACTGTGAGGCGGGAGAGACGGAGAGAGCTGAAGAGCTCTTCCGAGACATGGTTCTGAGAGAGATCGAACCGTCCGGGAACACTTACGAGCATCTGATCAAGGGTCACTGCTACGCCGGCGAGGTTGATTCGGCTCTCCTTTTGTACAAAGATGTGAAGAGGAGGGGCTTCGGAATAGGAGTCTCGGCTGTAGATGAGTTGCTCGGCGTAATGTGTGAGAAGGGGAGGGTGGTGGAAGGCCTGGGAATTTTGAGGGACGAGATGAGGAGGGAGGAGCTTCGTCCGAGCCGGAAGAGCTACGAATCGTTGATTAGAGGATTCTGTGAAGAAGGGGAGATGGAGGAGGCACTGAAGCTTCAGGCTGAGATGGCCGGGAAAGGGTTCGAGGTTGATTTGAAGGTTTATACTGCCTTTATCCAGGGGTATGGGAAGCAAGGGGATGTTGAAAAGGTGATGAGATTGAAGGATGAGATGTTTGAGATGGGTTTACATTTGAAAAAAGATTAG